The Pagrus major chromosome 24, Pma_NU_1.0 region GTGATAAATGTCGTAGTTTACgtatttaatttaagttttgCTCCATTAAAATATCCACAAAGATGTTAAATTTACCATCGTCAGAGGAAATGTTCAGAAGTGTCACgaatttgattttaaatccaAAATTAATCAAAATCGGTGAAATACTGACGATCGAATTCAAATGCAGTGTCAACTatgtttcagagatcctttactgatgagaagagggttcactcgtagaggaaaaactgaactgaatttaactgaaaacactgcCAAAGATCCTTGACTGATTTACTTGAGAAGAGGGTTCACTCGGGACAGATTTGAGAAgctgaactttgtaacaaactgaatttctatcttttgcaGTTTTATCTTTAGCTGTTGtaaaatctttttaaagaagatttTGTCAGGACGTAAAAGTTAAACAATAACGTAGCTGTGGTGTTTGAGAAATGTTTACATGGAAGTGTGGTgttggagaatcgtgacactcCTGATATTCACAACTGAAAAGCTGCAACTTTTAAATTTtggttgcagattaattttctgtcaatcgacGAATTGATTCATCTAATAATTAATTTGGCTCAAGTAGATTTAGttctggactggactggacttaAGTTCGTTACACACTTGAGTGAACATCCAGCGACTGAAGTGACAACTTGAGAGAAATGAGCCGCTGAATCGACCGCAGTACCTTTAACGTACCGGACAGGAAACTGACTCTGACCATCTGATCTGTGACCACTTTGAgaagcagaagagaaaaaggTGCATCTGAAGAGAAGCAGGTACCATCCCCTGTCTGAGAGCGAGCACGGTGAGTTTTTCCAACAGAAAGTCTTGAGGGGATATTTGGCGGGTAGAGCTGAGGTGAGATCAGCTGTTACAGAAAAGGCAAAAATGGACAGAACGGCTGAACTGAGATCAGCTGGATTTGGGTTAACGGTGCGAAGGCAGTTTGTCCGGGAGGCAAAACAACATCGAGAAAGCTTGCGGTTAAAACTGcgtttaaaaaacagaaaaggcacACGGCGAAGAACGAAgatgggagaggaagaggagaaagcagAGAGACAAGACAGGAGTGGATTCTCGGGGAGTGTTCTCTGCATCTGGGGTTTAGTTTCGTCTGTAGCAGCGGGCCCAGGCCATCGCCGTCGCTCTGGGTTTTGGCAGGAGACTACATTCTGGGGTCGGGTCAGCGAGAGGACGTCACCTCCTGTAGGTCCACAACACCGACACTGTCCCACTCCAAACCGTTTGAAGGGAGAAACCgtacaaacataaaaaaggagacgttgttttaaagtttttcatCGTTTCAGGAGGAAGTGCTCAACCGCTCCTCGTCTGGGAAATTAAGGTGCAACTTGCggagaaaattaaaataaaattgtcCTTTTATGGCAGTCTCATACAAACAGAGACACCGCCGCCGCCGACACACCCCACCTACTTCCAGCCACTCTCTCCTGGGGTGGGGGGCGGGGTTAAAGGTTCAGGGGCGGGGTTAATGTACAAAGATGTGCCTCAGTAGCTCATCAGCAGACGGACGCTGCTTGGTCTCTACAAAGATCCGTTTGAGGAACTCCCGGCAGTGGTCCGACACGTGGGCGGGCAGCGAGGGGTTGGTGGGCTGCGTGGCGATCTTAAAGATGGCCGCCATGGCCTCAAACTCCGCCCATGGGGGTCGCTGAGTCAGCATCTCCACGACGGTGCAGCCGACACTCCTGAGGACGAGATCACATGTGGAGGAAAGAAAGCAAAGGAGAAAAACGCATTAACCTCCGGAGGAAACTCTGACAGCGTCTAAGATGtctcagagatcctttattgatttgtttgtgaagagggtttACTCTGATCAGATCTGAGAAACAAACTGAAGGCTGGTATTTGTTATTATCAGAGCTCCGGGCCAGGGTTTGTGTTGGTCTCACCAGATGTCGGCCTTCCTGCCGTAGCCCTCTCCACTGATCACCTCCGGGCTCATCCAGTAGGGGGTGCCGGTCACAGACATGATGCCTGTTCCTGACAGACAGATGGTCTGCAGCCGCCGGCTCGCCCCGAAGTCGCCCAGCTTCACGTTGCCCACCGAGTCACGGAGGATGTTGGCCCCTgaacaaagcagagaaaagttACGTGTTTTCTGTTCCTTAACTTCACAACAACAGAGCCCAGcagctaaaaacacaacaatcacTCCTCTGCGTCACCTTTGATGTCTCTGTGGACGATCATGTTGCTGTGCAGGTAGGAGACCCCCTCCAGGATCTGCCGGGTGTAGCGGCGCGTCACGTTTTCCGTCAGCGCTCCGTACGACTTCAGCTGGTCCTTAATGGAGCCCTGAGAGCCACGGACATGAAACGTGAAGcaaatctttcttttcttgtcgCACATTTGATTGAAAACTAATTTTTTGCAGCTACGTCCTcatctgatgtttgtttttactcatttaaaagaaaactctGTCCGTCTGTGAGTGAAATGTGGCTCCTCGACACCTCTTTGCTATACAAATTATAAGCGTGTCCATTATTTTTGACTTCACGGTAAGAATTAACTGAGCACTCACGCCGGGCATGTACTCCATGAAGATGGAGAGCGTTCGCTCCATGGTGTCTCGCAGGCAGCCGTAGTACTGGACGATCCGCTCGTGGCACAAGTTCTTCAGGAGCTGGATTTCACACTCCAACGCGCTCACCTCCTGAACGACAGAAGAACAACACAACGTGTCATCTTTACCCACCGATAACAAACAACACTGCAGACGAGGAGGGGAAAGACTCAGATATGAGCgttgtcacatcacatcacatcgtATTCCTCCTGAAACCACAGAGCCGACTCTCACCTTGCTGGTCTCCGGACTCTCCGGGTCAAACTGGACCTGTTTGACGGCCAGTTCCCGTCCAGTATCGGCATCATAGCAGAGAAAAACCCGTCCGAAGGCGCCCTGCCCGAGGAGCTTCCCGAGCCGCCAGTTGGTTGGAGCGCGTGGAGCTGGAGACGTGAAACAAACATCCATCAGATCACTGAGACAGTTTTGATTCTTTGTGCAGATAAAACCATCGTCCCACTCACAGCGGCTGGGCGGACTGATGTCCATCACGGACAGGGTTGGAGCAGCGGTCGGGTTGGGGTTGGGTTCGATGTCGCTGCCCCTCCGCGGCCTCCTGGCGGGCCCCGGGGCCTCCTCCAGGTCCGGGGTGAAGacgctgctgccgctgctggtGCTGGGCGACTGCTCGGTCGGGCTGAAGCTGACCGGCGAGCGGAAGCCGTGAACCTGCGTTCGCCGAGCCCGAGGGAAGGTTTTCCTCCCTGCGGAGCAGACGAAGTGAGCTCAGTCTGAATCACAGTTACATCGTTCAGGTGACGTTAAGGAAACATTACGCACCATCGCTGTAGTCCTGAAGGCCGAAGGGAATGCCGTATCGACGAGGGTACGTTCCACCTTTACCCGACTTCTCAAAGACTGGGATGTCGTACTCTAGAGAGGAAGACGAGGCCGAGGAAGGACCCAGCACAATAAGATTTATAAGGAAAGGCACAAAGTAGAGACGCTGCAGGAggaattttaaatatttctttatgttttcaaaCATTCACCTGGAAAGTCCTGGTGGTTGTCGGGGTAGCTCTGTGCTCGAGGCATCCTGGACTTCGGGTAGTCGcttcaaaaacagacacaaaaataaagagtAAGAAACaatactgtgtatttttttcacagttttgtttCAGTGCTGCATAACTTTCCTCATGTGTCTGTTCTCTTTGTTCTCACAGTGAAGCACATCGTCAAAGACAAACCACAACGATTAAATCACAAAGATCTGAgtagttttacttttgtttatgtGCTTTTAGGAACGTTATTATGTATGAAATTATAAATAATCTGATCAAAGTATCCCCAGATCTTTGAAAAGCTGatcttcactttaaaaaaagggggaaaagtaaagaaacagtCGTATTCTGGCAGCAGGGGGCACAAAAAATACTAttaattaacagaaaataacCAACAGTAATTTTCTGGtcttaaaatacagtttttagttttagttttacatCCTATACATCTTGTAAAATTGATTTTTAGATCTCAGTCTCATCAATTACTGAGCTTTTGCAAAAGTGTCCGTATTTAACAAGTTGGACCTTTAATGTTGAATCACAATAAAATAACCTTTAAATATGGTTGAAgattgtttaaatgtaaaaaaaatcttgcttatttaatgtaattaaattatattaaacaCTCAAAACATTTGAGTCACATTTTCAAGAATGTCAAAATACTGATTTATGTTTGcgaaatacaaaaaatacatttattcaaactagtaaacatattttctttatgttttttcatgttatttaacatcagaaatataaattcagtcatttaaaaaaatatattttatggatatttttctgttttccaaaATACAGAGAATAATTCtgtaaaataactttattatttattcatagtAGCTGATGTTCCCTCATGTATCTGCTGTGTGAACGAGGCACTGAGGTGCTGACCTGTCCAGCGGGCTGTCTAAAGAGGGACAACTTCCAGACGCTGAGTTTTCCGGACTGCTCATGGACAGCGGGTCCAACATCtggagacaaagacacaaactcagaaaaagACTCTCTCGTTCAGGAGCTGCGACATTTAGTCGATCAATGAGTGAGACGACTGAAAGACGATTAGTGTAGTTCATCCTTCCAGTCATtcaacacaaatcaaacactgcCTGAGTTGTGTGAGGTACCTGGTCCATGCTCTCAGGTATGAACTCCCCCTCGCTGTTGATGCTGGTGAAGGAGCCGTTCCTCGCCACCTGCTGGAGCGCGTCGGGAATATAACCTGGAGGAGGGGAGCTGCGGTCCGTCGAATGGGAGCCTGACGTTGAAGAAGACGTATTTTCAGGATTAAAGTCCGATGGATCAACATTTAGATCAAGTTTGCTTCACGTCTGTACGTCTCCGTCTCGTGAGTCGATACTCACCTATCAAAGCCAGCATACTCTTCTTGTCAGCGACCTTGAACCCCGTGTTGTCCAGCTCTTCGTGGGACGGCAAGAGGTCCATGTTGGAGGAAGAGTTCTggagaaacagagaaataaatatattgtcaATACTCAAAAAAACTCTGGGAGATGCCAGGTATGAAACTGTGGATTAAAATCAGTGTGGAGGGTTTTTCTCTGCTGACCTGAGAAGACATCTGGAGCACCAGGAGGATCTTCAGGCTCTTCATGTGAACGCTGCGATCCAGCAGCTCCACGGCCTTGTCCAGGTCGTCCTGAGTGGTCAGAGGAATCACcaactgcaacaacaaacaacaacaacaacaaccttcctgtaaatacacatttctttcacatttcatacaatatCTGGAAGTCTTTTAGCTTCGGACCTCGTTGTTGGTGTAGTGAAGGTCCATCGTCTGACCAAAAGCCACCTTAGCTTTTGACTTCAGGTCGTCCAGCTTGACAGGACGAGGGAACTGCAGGATCctacagagaagaagaagaggtcagaggtcagaggtcagctgcAGGTCCACACTGACAACACTAAAGTGGTGAACCGGTCTCACCTCTTCTCCCCTTTGAACTCGAACTTCACTCTGACATCGTTCTGTTGGAAGACGAAGAAGACTCGTTGActcaatgaataaatgaacgtgtcgttaaaaacaacaatacactTTTCATCCATTAGTTGATCGACACCAGAGAGACGATGGATGACAGCGTGGTTACCTGGTTCTTGGGCGAGGAGGCTTTGGGTTTGCCCAGGTCCGACAGGAACATGGCAGGACGGCTGGAGCGGTGCAGTTCGGCCAAGTCCTGCATGATCGAGTTCAGCGCCTCCTGCTCATCTGAGGGACGACGAGAGTTCAGTTTAACAGACTTTAGTGGTTAGAAATCAATCTCACTGTGAGTtcactttgtatttctacataAACATCTTTAATTTCTTATCTTCTCGcacagttttaacattttcctGTGTTTCCAACATGTAATCTGTCCTCTACATGGACGAGCACAACACAGCGGATCATTGTACAGAGTAAACATGCCTCAGGTCGTAGCTGTGACTGTAACAGTAACACtatctgtaaaaacacacacacatacccatcATCATGGCACGGCGATTGACCCAGGAGGCCAGGAAAGAGGATTCTCCCATCAAAGGGATTCcttctcctgcagcagcagaaagacAACATGAATCCTGACGTGCAGCTGATCGAGACACAAGTTCAAGCCTGAAGCTGCCGACTGATCAGCAGATCTGTGAGCAGCCGAcactttctctctgcagctgacAACACAATGGATCTGTGACTATTTGATTTGGATGATTCGGACTTTTACCACAACAGTTACACTTTCCCTTTGACGTCACAGATCAGTGAGCAGCAAGACGACTAGCAATGATTTCTCAGGTAGTTCATTTGCTCCAGTggccaaaaacaaacatgtagcAGCTTCTCAGTCGATTCTCCAGAACATTTCTTGTACCATGATACAagcagttgccagtttattagatCCATGAAGCTAAAAATAAGTCTGATAAGCAGCCGTGTAATAAATCCTATCTTCATGAGGGATACGATGTTCAGCGTATTGTTCTGTGCTCGTTCTGGAGGCTGAATCGTGATTTGTGAAGCGTTACACTGACGAGTTTCTCGTGTGATAAATAACAGTTAAATAAACGAGGTTAGACTcaaactagtaactaaatgtatcaaataaatgcagcagaaaaactaaatactcaagtaaaagtacctcaagtTTGTATTTGAGAACAGAACTTGAGTAAAAAactacaatatatatattttaaataacattATTGATGTAGAAAAACTGCTACAATCAGAACCAGCTGTCATAATGTAGAGATACTGACAGACGGCTCTGTGTCCGTCTGGGACGTGTGGACAGTCAAGATTCGGGTCGAAAACCGATATTTTGAGCTCGTTACTGCTCAAAATCTTTGTATCTGTTGATGTGACGTCGTCTTCTAATCGTCCTGTATcgcttttattcttttatttatttaggtttCTTTtgcctgtttcatcacttctaTTCCTTTAACTTGTAACGACTCACACTGACTTTTTGTGTCGTAACATTTTCTGTCctgtcttcttgttttaaccTCGACGAGACGAGACATCGTTGTGTTCAGCTCGAcagtttattctgtaatatcgtcctcctgagtttcctgcttttgcttgattgtcagAGCACTTTGTAACACTTGTAattgtgctatataaataaggtttattattattattattattattattattgtgtgaGAGAAGGCtgcgtcagagccaaagtagcacattttgtAATTAGTTTACTGTTCAATAcaaattgaagtattttactTGAGAAATTAATTTTTCTACTGCTTCATACTTCTtctccacatttatttgatacatttagtaaCTTTACAGATTCATGTTTTTCAGCGTTTTACAGGCTGTTCactgtgacgtgttaccaatcagacgTTGTTGTAGGCAGAGTGAGCGGAGCACATTTTAAATacctttattttatcagcaatgtAACAGAAAAATCACCGATACTgatatttatacatattattCTCAATAATATTATTCAAGTACAGTGTCGGGGTAATGGGGGTTGtagtaatatatttcttttagcagtaacagagtaataCAAGGCGCTACTACAGTTATGTCACGTAACGCATCACAATCTGCGTTACCGACATAAGTGAagcatttattgttgttttttaagaatCCATCCGCACCAACATGAACATATTGATAAAGGCTCTGTGCGTTTAATACAGCCGAGCCTATAAGCTGTGTTCAGTCTGAGCCTGACGATGAAGTCTGATCCTCTGAGCGCACTTCAATTTACATTCATGAATCGCATCACGTGTTCCTGGTTCggtggactaaaataaaaaggcagagaagaagagatgtttGTCTCGTCGTGTCATTATAGGAGGTGTAGGTCTGTcgtgtttcatatgactgagccgacaataaaaatatgtattcataTCTCGTAATATATCAGACTGTCTGCTCATCCCTGAGTCCAGGaccattcatttattcaaacagATCTCAGCTATTTAACTGTCCTACAGAGGTTATTGGGGCATTTtattgaaagtaactaaaaagtagtgtaataagtgaTATATTACTCTTCGCAGACAGTAATACTGGAacataatatattactttaaaatgaaaagtagCTGGTGATATGTAACATACTGCATTtagaaagtaacttgcccaactAGTAACAGAGGCTGCAAGTATAaatcaataacaataataataatgatcaatagTTGCAGCCATTCTCCAATAAAAGTTATTGATGATCACAGTGTTATGACAGAGCTCTGAATCAGCCTGTCTGGACAGTCAAGATGGCCCCTGCTGATCAGATATTGCCGATCAGAGTCTGATCACCACTGATTGATCATTGTCTGCAAGTGACGTCAAATTTAACAATTCCGTCACGTTGATCAGAGTGaacgttagcttagcatttTACCTCTTTCCCTCACGAATGACGTCCTTTACAGCGGCGGAGCGACCCGGTGTCAGTGCTCACAGCCAAGTTGACACCAACAACACCGGCTGACTGCTGTTGTGGCCTCCCGTGTGATTAGCTCTCAGTTAACTTGCTAGCGTTAGCCGAGCAGCTCCGCTAGCTAAGGTGCACTAACAACTGTTGCTAGCCGATTTGGCGTCACGAGCTGCGACAGGATGTGCTTAAAAATGACATGGCATCCCGagatttaacaaaaacacacagtgagctACACACAAATGCCCGATAAGAGGAGCTAAGTGGCTAATGCTAGCTGGTAGTTCCGTGTTAAGCTAGCTGTCAGGCCAGGGAAGTTGTCAAGCTAGGCTAATGCTAAAGTTAACTAGCCGCGCTGCTGTTCAAAGCTGTTCCCCACAGCACGGCCGAGGAAGACGAGCCTCAGACGGACAAACGAGAGGTCTGAAGCGGCTTCGTTCTCCTACCTGGTGGTTGGTTGGCTGCGTGTTCACTTCCTCATCCACAGGGCCGGTGACAGGAGCCCCGGGCCCCGCGGAGAGCCGCCGGAGGAAGCAGAAGTTTGGCAGTCCGCTCCCAACTTCACTCGAGTCCTGCTGGGCCACGACGACGAGGCCCCGACGGCTGTCGCGGTGTAGCCCGCCGCAACCTCCCGGGCAGGAAAACGACAAGATGGCGGCGTGTGCGAGAAGTAGCTCCGTGTGCGAGCGGCGATAAAAACGGCAAAGTTAGTCGGCAGCCTGCATTTTGTTGCACTTTCCAGCCCGGTTGTCGGTGGCTTCGCTCGCTGCTGGCCCCCCCCCAAGTGCGTCAAGTTGACGGGCCGCGAGCGAACAGCTACCGGAAGTGAAGCCATCTCgctgacaaaataaaaccacaacacGTCGCGCCCCGTGAATTGTATTTTACGTTGACAGCCGTCGACCggatgtgttgtttttcatgtcGGCGCGCTTGACGGGTCTTCACCTCAAACCTCGTTGGAAGAgtccaacaaaaacacaacctgtGACGTCACAGAGACCTCTCGGCTTCCTCAATCACGAGagaaactgtcaaataaataataaacacagcTGAGCTCAGTCTGCATTTCTATCAATCACTCAAACTCTATTCAAACaattcaaaatgcaaaacatggtatattaagaaaacaataacataaaGAGATCaacaataaaagataaaaacaagcgACAAAATCAAAGATTAGGAAAACAATTGCATGTCAAAGTTGATTttagtataataataataataagctcCTCTCAGATGACGGCTTATTTAAGTTTACCACAAAAACATATCAAACCAATCATCAAAAATTAAGTGCATGTTTCCTAAATCAAACCTTTTTTGCTGTAAATGTTTATTAACCAGTTAAATGCATCATGACATCCCTAACAAACAGCTTTAAATAGCTGAAAATTACATGTTGTGATGATTAAATGTACATCTTATATTATCTCATCTTATAACCTGATATTTTGCCTGAACATTttgcaacagaaataaaaatactcGTTAAGTTTTAGAAAAAGAATaactgacatcatcatcatcggtAAAACTGAGGAATACAAATATTCAGTGGATATATTGTATGTTATACAGAATATTAACAGCCCAATAAGCCCAATCATAGCTTTACTGTATATGCAggagtttaaacacacaaactaaatttaaaaaataggatttatgtttatttatattattattattattatcattaaataaattaatatacaAAATCGAAACCATGTCTGAGCTGATTTAACACGTTTTTCCACTGTTTTGATttgtgaacaaaataaacttcacgtccaaaaaaaaaagaagaaaaaaaaaaaaaaaccctccgGAAAGaatcttattttgaaagaacaTATTCCCTACGTCATCTCCGGCTGCCGTAGACTTCTCATAACATCAAGCTAGAGCTGCGAGTGGAAGCTAAAGCTAACGTGACATCTATTGTCAGGATATCTGCTCGGAGGGAAACATGTCAGACACGGTGAGTTGTGAGCTGTACACACTCGTCAGTGCGTGTCCTCCGTGTtcagccacaaaaacacactgcgttgtgtttttgtggctgcTCTCTCTCGTATCTGATGATGTAGCatgctagctgctagctgctgtagcttcagGCCCAGGACTCACTGCTCATTTAGCTGCTTAGCTTCGCTTTGAGCCCgttttgtttaaagttttcGCCATAAAACCGTCAAGCGAGAGCGTCAGTGTGAAACCGAAACAAGCCGCTGTTTGACTTTCGGTCCCGGCAGGTTCGGCGGAATGAAGCCATCGGGCCTgtttgacgtgtgtgtgtgtgtgtgtgtgtgtgtgtgtgtctttaaatgttgtctgctgctgaagttttttttttgtgtatttgttgttttttttaggagaCAAAACCATCCAGCCAAGACGGAGGAGACAAGAAGGACGGAGAGTACATCAAGTTAAAAGTGATTGGACAGGTGTGTATGGGGAGCAGGTGGTGGGGACATGGATCAGAACCGAAGGACTGagacaacgacaacaacaacaacaacaacaacaacaacaacaaactgcatCGACCTCTTAACCCAGGGCACATGTGGACGTGtatggtggccctgaagtgcaaaacacaaatacacaaacacaaccgCTTTCTagttttgcttgtgtttttgtggttgtctgtttcattttgttgtgctTTTCTCGCAGGTGTGTTTTGCACATGAGGGCCACCGTACTTCTGCGCTTGTATATTTGTTGCTTACTTGTCCtataaaaatgaatttaatgttCCCAGAACAAAAATCAGAGATGTGAATTATTTGCATACAACAGTGGCATTTATCTGATTCAAATGAACCTTGAGAAATTAACTGGGAGGttgaaatagaaaatgttttgtcttgcACTTGATATTTATTGGCTGCCTATAACTGTAGGTGATTTGGTTTGAGTCACAAACTCACACAAATCTTCTCCTTGTTggcatttcttcttcttctcatcgcCGCTCTCTGTTTCCGCCCACAGGACAGCAGTGAAATCCACTTTAAGGTGAAAATGACGACACATCTGAAGAAGCTGAAGGAGTCGTACAGCCAGAGACAGGTATGAGGACAGGTGGAAAACACCTCGGGCCGCTCCCGGTGACTGAAGAACAGACGTCTGATTCTCAGCCATAAACAAGCATCGAAGACAGACctaatttttttaatgcatgatGTCTGCGTCTGGGCATTTACAGGCTGTTTCTTTGGTAActgttcagctgcagcagctccagaggtGATTATTTCTGAGTGGCGTGTGTCGCTGTGCTTCTTGCTTCTTGCAGGGCGTCCCAGCGAGCACGCTAAGGTTTCTGTTTGAAGGACAAAGAATCGCAGACAACCAAACTCCAAAAGAGGTAAaactcctcctctgtcttcacCTCAATTACTCTGTTATGTTATTAGACTGCTGAGATATTTACACTGCTGCAgtgtaaatatcttaaatataaacataataaatgctGTTTATAAAGTAGGTGTCTCACAAAGTGCACcgacatttaaaatgataaaaataacatcCGCGTCGTTGCTGCTTGGTGCTGTTACTACATGTCTCACTTTTAATGTGAGGATGAAaaccacatcatcatcatcatcatcatcaccgaCTTGTTGCTGTCGTTTACAATCCTCCCGGGatgcaaatttaaaaacatgcacCACAGACCTTTAGACCGAGTCACCGCGCTGCGCAGAGAAAACaacatctgttgtttgtttctggtGTCATCGGTGTGAGTTATTGAAGCTGTCATTGTCTGTAGTCTGTGGTCCGACGGGTGAATAAGCCTCCAACGTAACGAAGGTTCTGTTATTAATAAGATGTGTCTGCATCAGACATTGATTTTACACTTTGAAATGACGTCATTAATAGTCAGTTAAATTGTGTGAAAGCTGATGTGTGATGCAGAGCTGGAAGttattataaacaaacattgtgatttagtCTTTGATGACAAATAGATTTCCTTTATTTCTTGATTTATTCAGCAGCAACAGACCGACAAATGATCGCTGCTTCATTTGACCATGAAACAATCACGCAGAACGACATAATAATGAATCTGGccgataaaatacatttctagtTGGACGATGCTGTTACAGACGAAAGTTGTTACGTTTCTCCAAACTTTTGTAAAGCTTCTGTCTCACTTAAGAGACGGTTAATAGATAACTCTTAATAACTGTGAGTAAAGGTACAGGTGTCGTCGAAATGTGGATTCTGAATATTTGGGACGATGTGAGGACTCGTCTTCTGCAGCATCGATACACCCGAACCTCTTTTAAAGTCCGGTTCAAAAGAAAACGCTACACTCGTTttgctgttctctgctgttcgTCAGGAAAAGTTTTTCCTCGTTGTCGtgtgaaattatatttatatttcatttagaTCTATAATTTTATGCCCTCAATGTttccaatatcaatattttttggGTGTCGTCTTGAATATTGTGACCAAAGTCAAGTGTTCGACACATCGGGGGGAAACTGTCAGCACATGTTTTCTCCTAGTTTGAGTGTAATAGATCTTGTAGTTGTAACCGTCTGACTGACCCgtgtctgttctgtgttctgtgtcctGTGTTCCTGTCAGCTGGGGATGGAGGACGAGGACGTCATCGAGGTTTATCAAGAACAGACCGGCGGACTTTGGAACGATTAAACCTCCCGCATttctaaatctttttttttttttttttttctttttcgttcttattttgtattttattttgtatgtatgtacgtaTTTTGTTCCGTTTCAAACCATCTGGATCAAAACCGACTCTATCAGGGCTTCCATGTGTGAGGGCGGGAGGGTGAACAGACCGAGGTAAGGACGAGGAAAAAGGAACGAGCGGGTCTCTGGGACGTTTTCATGTCGTTGACCCGAGCCATAGCGTCCAACACGAGTGTTAGAcccacatttacacacacagacatctggcttttgtttggtttttgtccTGTGAGTCAGCAGAAGCAAATAGTGGAATctacattaaaggaacagttcacacaaaatGGATAAAGTTCATCGGATTATTCTTATTACCAGTAAAGTTATCATGAGACACAGTGAGGTC contains the following coding sequences:
- the map3k2 gene encoding mitogen-activated protein kinase kinase kinase 2, producing MGESSFLASWVNRRAMMMDEQEALNSIMQDLAELHRSSRPAMFLSDLGKPKASSPKNQNDVRVKFEFKGEKRILQFPRPVKLDDLKSKAKVAFGQTMDLHYTNNELVIPLTTQDDLDKAVELLDRSVHMKSLKILLVLQMSSQNSSSNMDLLPSHEELDNTGFKVADKKSMLALIGSHSTDRSSPPPGYIPDALQQVARNGSFTSINSEGEFIPESMDQMLDPLSMSSPENSASGSCPSLDSPLDSDYPKSRMPRAQSYPDNHQDFPEYDIPVFEKSGKGGTYPRRYGIPFGLQDYSDGRKTFPRARRTQVHGFRSPVSFSPTEQSPSTSSGSSVFTPDLEEAPGPARRPRRGSDIEPNPNPTAAPTLSVMDISPPSRSPRAPTNWRLGKLLGQGAFGRVFLCYDADTGRELAVKQVQFDPESPETSKEVSALECEIQLLKNLCHERIVQYYGCLRDTMERTLSIFMEYMPGGSIKDQLKSYGALTENVTRRYTRQILEGVSYLHSNMIVHRDIKGANILRDSVGNVKLGDFGASRRLQTICLSGTGIMSVTGTPYWMSPEVISGEGYGRKADIWSVGCTVVEMLTQRPPWAEFEAMAAIFKIATQPTNPSLPAHVSDHCREFLKRIFVETKQRPSADELLRHIFVH
- the sumo1 gene encoding small ubiquitin-related modifier 1 — translated: MSDTETKPSSQDGGDKKDGEYIKLKVIGQDSSEIHFKVKMTTHLKKLKESYSQRQGVPASTLRFLFEGQRIADNQTPKELGMEDEDVIEVYQEQTGGLWND